One part of the Streptomyces ferrugineus genome encodes these proteins:
- a CDS encoding thiamine pyrophosphate-binding protein has protein sequence MKVAEAVGRALCAAGVGQVFGVVGSGNFHVTNAMVAAGARFVATRHEAGAATMADAYARTSGEVAVVSVHQGPGLTNAMTGIAEAAKSRTPLIVLAADVTEPRSNFYVDQEALARAVGAATARVTSAEEAVEQTCAAVRLAVRERRTVLLNLPLPVQALEVPDGALAQAAPPAQRAAVEPEAADVAALAELLGRSRRPVFVAGRGSRGPGSGQALEALAERYGALLATSAVARGLFHGNPWSLDVSGGFASPLAVELLQGADLIVGWGCALNMWTMRHGRLIGADATVVQVDDDPSALGAHRPVHLAVTGDVRLTARRVAEAGTEPREGYRTPETGAALAARLRWHDVPYEDTSTRERIDPRTLSVALDEILPAERVVGVDSGNFMGYPTAYLSVPDEQGFCFTQAFQSIGLGLATTIGAALARPDRLPVAALGDGGALMGAVELDTVRRLRLPMVVVVYDDEAYGAEVHHFGPDGHPLDTVRFPPTDIAAVGRGYGFEAVTVRTTADLKAVRDWVAGPRSAPLLIDAKVVADHGAWWLEEAFRGH, from the coding sequence ATGAAGGTCGCGGAGGCGGTGGGGCGGGCGCTGTGCGCGGCCGGGGTCGGACAGGTCTTCGGGGTCGTCGGATCGGGCAACTTCCACGTGACCAACGCGATGGTCGCCGCGGGCGCGCGGTTCGTCGCCACCCGCCATGAGGCCGGCGCGGCGACGATGGCCGACGCCTACGCCCGCACCAGCGGCGAGGTCGCGGTCGTGAGCGTCCATCAGGGCCCCGGTCTGACCAACGCGATGACCGGCATCGCGGAGGCGGCGAAGAGCCGCACGCCGCTCATCGTGCTGGCGGCCGACGTGACCGAGCCCCGGTCCAACTTCTACGTCGACCAGGAGGCGTTGGCCCGCGCGGTGGGGGCCGCCACGGCCCGGGTCACGTCGGCCGAGGAGGCCGTCGAGCAGACGTGCGCGGCCGTTCGGCTGGCGGTGCGCGAGCGGCGGACCGTCCTGCTCAACCTGCCGTTGCCGGTGCAGGCGCTGGAGGTCCCCGACGGCGCCCTCGCCCAGGCGGCACCACCGGCGCAACGGGCCGCCGTGGAACCGGAGGCGGCCGATGTGGCGGCGCTCGCCGAACTGCTCGGACGGTCCCGGCGCCCGGTCTTCGTGGCCGGCCGCGGATCGCGGGGACCCGGCAGCGGGCAGGCCCTGGAGGCGCTCGCCGAGCGCTACGGCGCGCTGCTCGCGACCTCGGCCGTCGCCCGCGGGCTCTTCCACGGCAACCCGTGGTCCCTGGACGTCTCCGGAGGCTTCGCCTCGCCGCTGGCCGTGGAACTGCTCCAGGGCGCCGACCTGATCGTCGGCTGGGGCTGCGCCCTCAACATGTGGACGATGCGGCACGGCCGGCTCATCGGCGCCGACGCCACCGTCGTCCAGGTCGACGACGACCCGTCGGCACTCGGCGCCCACCGCCCGGTCCACCTCGCGGTCACCGGCGACGTCCGCCTCACCGCGCGTCGGGTGGCCGAGGCGGGCACCGAGCCACGGGAGGGCTACCGGACCCCGGAGACCGGCGCGGCCCTCGCCGCCCGTCTGCGCTGGCACGACGTGCCGTACGAGGACACGAGCACGCGCGAGCGGATCGACCCGAGGACGCTGAGCGTCGCCCTCGACGAGATCCTGCCCGCCGAGCGCGTGGTCGGCGTGGACTCCGGCAACTTCATGGGCTACCCGACCGCGTACCTGTCGGTGCCGGACGAGCAGGGCTTCTGCTTCACCCAGGCCTTCCAGTCGATCGGGCTCGGCCTTGCGACCACCATCGGCGCGGCGCTGGCCCGGCCGGACCGGCTGCCCGTGGCCGCGCTCGGGGACGGCGGCGCGCTGATGGGCGCCGTGGAACTGGACACCGTGCGCCGGCTGCGACTGCCCATGGTGGTCGTCGTGTACGACGACGAGGCCTACGGCGCCGAGGTCCACCACTTCGGGCCCGACGGGCACCCCCTCGACACGGTGCGCTTCCCGCCGACGGACATCGCCGCCGTGGGCCGGGGCTACGGCTTCGAGGCGGTGACCGTGCGGACGACGGCCGACCTGAAGGCCGTACGGGACTGGGTCGCCGGCCCCCGGTCCGCGCCGTTGCTCATCGACGCCAAGGTGGTCGCCGATCACGGGGCCTGGTGGCTGGAGGAGGCGTTCCGCGGGCACTGA
- a CDS encoding cyclase family protein, which yields MSESSVLAALVSGLRGGSIEVLDLTSPLSSSTPVIQLPPQFGQTAVFELEEISRYDDRGPAWYWNNFRSGEHTGTHFDAPNHWVTGKDLTDVASVPARRLLAPAAVLDFSAEAAKNPDFLVEIDHVKAWEAENGPLPDGGWLLLRTGWDARSHSQEEFLNADENGPHTPGLSAECARWVAEESPVIGLGVETVGTDAGGAHSFDPVYPCHSYLMGSDKYGLTQLRNLAALPPTGSVVIAGPLPIVTGSGAPARVLALVERS from the coding sequence ATGTCCGAGTCATCCGTACTTGCCGCGCTGGTCTCCGGGCTGCGAGGTGGATCGATCGAAGTCCTCGACCTCACCTCGCCGTTGTCGTCGTCGACCCCGGTGATCCAACTGCCGCCCCAGTTCGGGCAGACCGCCGTCTTCGAACTGGAGGAGATCAGCCGCTACGACGACCGGGGCCCCGCCTGGTACTGGAACAACTTCCGCAGCGGCGAGCACACCGGCACCCACTTCGACGCCCCGAACCACTGGGTCACCGGCAAGGACCTCACCGACGTCGCCTCGGTGCCGGCGCGCAGGCTGCTGGCCCCCGCCGCCGTACTGGACTTCAGCGCCGAGGCCGCCAAGAACCCCGACTTCCTGGTCGAGATCGACCACGTCAAGGCCTGGGAGGCGGAGAACGGCCCCCTGCCCGACGGGGGTTGGCTGCTGCTGCGCACCGGCTGGGACGCCCGCTCGCACTCCCAGGAGGAGTTCCTCAACGCCGACGAGAACGGCCCGCACACCCCCGGCCTGTCGGCGGAGTGCGCCCGCTGGGTCGCCGAGGAGTCGCCCGTGATCGGCCTCGGTGTCGAGACGGTGGGCACCGACGCCGGCGGCGCGCACTCCTTCGACCCCGTCTATCCCTGCCACTCCTATCTGATGGGCAGTGACAAATACGGACTGACGCAGTTGCGGAACCTCGCCGCGCTGCCGCCGACCGGCTCGGTCGTCATCGCCGGACCGCTGCCCATCGTCACGGGCTCGGGGGCACCCGCGCGCGTGCTCGCCCTGGTGGAGCGCTCATGA
- a CDS encoding 3-hydroxybutyrate oligomer hydrolase family protein — translation MTRRRRPALVLTVLLAASALPATDAAAIEQPSRLPPYITELTSIRYDGRADDLLTAGLGFSGLRDATPPAPADPDQPTAAELRRRAVWASAGLFVGDSGGLGRLYGPDVEGGRPVPGDGRVAGTEYRAVAGRGAASVSYVVQVPADLDRARPCVVAAPATGLARVYSMTGSAGAWGLHRRCAVAYTDKGMGPAFDDLHSGTVMAYDGTTGPRTAVGGRAAFDAGLDDAERARFDAERPYRVAYKTAHSGTNPQATWGRDVLRSVELTLALLNRDWRKGAPSAGYTPATTTVIATGVSNGGGAAVAAGEDDRRGLVDAVVASEPQMNLAPLGGVRVVQGERRVPSAGLPLLRYGALASLLQPCAALTEPTAPGYASLDEAAARRRCADLVGDDPRLITRRDAARAGPAGLPELAQQALVRAGFQPQSSYLQLAHYDPQTPVSYAMSFARASVADSLCGYGWARTDASGRPAPYTRAELAAAFATSGGRAPAPGVLIDENSPGGPVADARSLGPRGIHDYNLRGERCVYRLAFPGADDRPAERAWARRVARGLDATRCSGDLHGKPTLIVHGRDDTRVPVNHASRPYLGLDSRAQHGRGTVGYIEVTHAQHVDSTAPGLDNRYVPLGFYYQQALDLMWGRLRDGAPLPPSQVVRTVPRGGAPGRAPDLEGANVPPIAQRPAGGDLIRVAGGVVRVPD, via the coding sequence ATGACCAGACGCCGCCGCCCGGCGCTCGTCCTGACGGTGCTGCTCGCCGCGAGCGCGCTGCCCGCGACCGACGCGGCAGCCATCGAGCAGCCCTCCCGACTGCCTCCGTACATCACCGAGTTGACGTCGATCCGCTACGACGGCCGGGCCGACGACCTGCTCACGGCCGGCCTCGGCTTCAGCGGGCTGCGCGACGCCACCCCGCCCGCGCCCGCCGACCCCGACCAGCCCACCGCGGCCGAACTGCGGCGCCGGGCGGTCTGGGCGTCGGCGGGGCTGTTCGTCGGCGACAGCGGTGGCCTCGGCAGGCTCTACGGCCCCGATGTCGAGGGCGGACGTCCGGTCCCCGGGGACGGCAGGGTGGCGGGCACCGAGTACCGGGCCGTCGCCGGTCGCGGTGCGGCCAGTGTGAGTTACGTCGTCCAGGTCCCGGCCGACCTCGACCGCGCCCGCCCCTGTGTGGTGGCGGCGCCCGCGACGGGGCTGGCCCGCGTCTACAGCATGACCGGATCGGCCGGGGCCTGGGGACTGCACCGGCGCTGCGCGGTCGCCTACACCGACAAGGGCATGGGGCCGGCCTTCGACGATCTGCACTCCGGCACGGTCATGGCGTACGACGGAACGACCGGCCCGCGCACGGCCGTCGGCGGCCGGGCCGCGTTCGACGCCGGACTGGACGACGCCGAACGCGCCCGCTTCGACGCGGAACGCCCCTACCGGGTGGCGTACAAGACGGCGCACAGCGGCACGAATCCGCAGGCTACCTGGGGGCGCGATGTGCTGCGCTCGGTGGAGCTCACGCTCGCCCTGCTCAACCGCGACTGGCGCAAGGGCGCGCCGTCGGCCGGGTACACGCCCGCCACCACCACGGTCATCGCCACCGGGGTGTCCAACGGCGGTGGCGCCGCGGTCGCGGCCGGCGAGGACGACCGGCGCGGGCTGGTCGACGCCGTGGTCGCCTCCGAACCGCAGATGAACCTGGCGCCGCTGGGCGGCGTCCGCGTCGTCCAGGGCGAGCGGCGGGTACCGTCGGCGGGCCTGCCCCTGCTGCGCTACGGCGCCCTGGCCTCGCTGCTCCAGCCGTGCGCGGCCCTCACCGAGCCGACGGCACCCGGCTACGCCTCGCTGGACGAGGCCGCCGCCCGGCGCCGCTGTGCCGACCTCGTCGGCGACGACCCCCGTCTGATCACCCGCCGCGACGCCGCGCGCGCCGGCCCGGCCGGGCTGCCCGAACTCGCCCAACAGGCCCTGGTCCGGGCGGGGTTCCAGCCGCAGTCGTCGTATCTGCAACTCGCGCACTACGACCCGCAGACCCCCGTCTCCTACGCGATGAGCTTCGCGCGCGCCTCGGTCGCCGACTCGCTGTGCGGCTACGGATGGGCCCGCACCGACGCCTCGGGGCGCCCCGCGCCGTACACGCGCGCGGAACTCGCCGCCGCCTTCGCCACCAGCGGCGGTCGGGCCCCGGCCCCCGGTGTGCTGATCGACGAGAACTCGCCGGGCGGCCCGGTCGCGGACGCCAGGTCCCTCGGCCCGCGGGGAATCCACGACTACAACCTGCGTGGGGAGCGGTGCGTGTACCGGCTGGCCTTCCCCGGGGCGGACGACCGGCCGGCGGAGCGGGCCTGGGCCCGGCGGGTCGCGCGGGGTCTGGACGCCACGCGTTGCTCCGGTGACCTGCACGGCAAGCCCACCCTCATCGTGCACGGCAGGGACGACACCCGGGTGCCGGTCAACCACGCCTCCCGCCCCTACCTGGGCCTCGACTCCCGCGCCCAGCACGGCCGGGGCACCGTCGGCTACATCGAGGTCACCCACGCCCAGCACGTCGACTCCACGGCACCGGGCCTCGACAACCGCTATGTGCCGCTGGGGTTCTACTACCAGCAGGCCCTGGACCTGATGTGGGGGCGGCTGCGGGACGGTGCGCCGTTGCCGCCCAGCCAGGTCGTGCGCACGGTCCCGCGCGGCGGTGCGCCGGGACGGGCGCCGGACCTGGAGGGCGCCAACGTGCCCCCGATCGCCCAGCGTCCCGCCGGTGGCGACCTGATCCGGGTCGCCGGTGGTGTCGTACGGGTCCCCGACTGA